One region of Pseudomonas sp. B21-040 genomic DNA includes:
- a CDS encoding ABC transporter substrate-binding protein encodes MTLRSLLCAALLLGSAQALAEATHYPLTIQSCNREVTFQHAPKHAVSHDINMTQMMLALGLKPSMAGYSGVTGWKSVTPEMQSILDGLPELAAKYPSVETLLNANVDFFFAGWDYGMRVGGDLTPQTLQPLGINVYELTESCAFVMRRPAASLEDIYNDLRNLGKIFDVQDRANALIAQMQAQVDEVRQDLPADKPRVFLYDSGEDRAMTSGRLGMPQALIDAAGGRNILEDVDASWTRVNWENVVERNPQVIVIVDYGEVTAEQKVQFLLNNQALQSVDAIKHQRFIIIPYVQATPGIDNVLAVATLAKGFHGE; translated from the coding sequence ATGACTTTGCGTTCCCTGCTGTGCGCCGCCCTGTTGCTGGGCAGCGCCCAGGCATTGGCCGAGGCCACTCATTACCCGTTGACGATTCAAAGCTGCAATCGCGAAGTCACCTTCCAGCACGCGCCGAAACACGCGGTCAGCCACGACATCAACATGACCCAGATGATGCTCGCCCTCGGCCTCAAGCCGAGCATGGCCGGTTACAGCGGCGTGACTGGCTGGAAGTCGGTGACGCCCGAGATGCAGAGCATCCTCGACGGCTTGCCAGAGCTGGCGGCCAAGTACCCGTCGGTGGAAACCCTGCTCAACGCCAACGTCGATTTCTTCTTCGCCGGTTGGGATTACGGCATGCGCGTGGGCGGAGACCTGACGCCGCAAACCCTGCAACCGCTGGGCATCAACGTCTATGAACTGACCGAGTCCTGCGCGTTCGTGATGAGGCGCCCCGCCGCCAGCCTGGAAGACATCTACAACGACCTGCGCAACCTCGGCAAAATCTTCGACGTGCAGGACCGCGCCAACGCCTTGATCGCGCAGATGCAGGCGCAAGTCGACGAGGTGCGCCAGGACCTGCCGGCGGACAAACCGCGCGTGTTCCTTTACGACAGCGGTGAAGACCGCGCCATGACCTCCGGCCGCCTCGGCATGCCGCAAGCGCTGATCGATGCGGCGGGCGGGCGCAACATTCTCGAAGACGTCGACGCGAGCTGGACCCGGGTCAACTGGGAGAACGTGGTCGAGCGCAATCCGCAGGTGATCGTGATCGTCGACTACGGCGAAGTCACCGCCGAACAGAAGGTGCAATTCCTGCTCAACAATCAAGCGCTGCAATCAGTGGACGCGATCAAGCACCAGCGCTTCATCATCATTCCCTACGTGCAGGCGACGCCGGGCATCGACAACGTGTTGGCGGTCGCAACCCTGGCCAAAGGTTTCCACGGCGAATGA
- a CDS encoding ABC transporter ATP-binding protein — protein MTSLNLSHLAWTPLGHGHCHHQFQLRDASLHVAAGEFVGLIGPNGSGKTSLLRCAWRFSKPESGEVRLDHQNVWKQSSRWCAQRIAVVLQEFPDAFGLTVDEVVAMGRTPHKGLFDGDTLDDRNLVTQALESVGLKGFEDHAFATLSGGEKQRVILARALAQQPQLLILDEPTNHLDPRYQLQLLQLVKRLQIGTLASIHDLNLAAAFCDRLYVINHGRIVASGTPREVLTEALLRNVFGVDALIDEHPLHGYPRITWITQP, from the coding sequence ATGACCTCGCTGAACCTCTCCCACCTCGCCTGGACACCCTTGGGCCACGGCCATTGTCATCACCAGTTCCAGCTGCGTGATGCCTCCTTGCACGTGGCCGCCGGTGAGTTCGTCGGGTTGATCGGCCCCAATGGCAGCGGCAAGACCAGCCTGTTGCGGTGTGCCTGGCGCTTCAGCAAACCCGAAAGCGGCGAGGTCCGGCTCGACCATCAAAACGTCTGGAAACAGTCCTCGCGCTGGTGCGCGCAACGCATCGCCGTGGTGCTGCAAGAATTCCCGGACGCGTTCGGCCTGACCGTCGACGAAGTCGTCGCCATGGGCCGCACGCCACACAAAGGCCTGTTCGATGGCGACACCCTGGATGACCGGAACCTCGTGACCCAGGCGCTGGAATCGGTGGGCCTAAAAGGCTTCGAAGACCACGCCTTCGCCACCCTCTCCGGCGGCGAAAAACAACGCGTGATCCTCGCCCGCGCCCTGGCCCAGCAACCGCAACTGCTGATCCTCGACGAGCCGACCAATCACCTCGACCCGCGCTATCAGCTCCAATTGCTGCAACTGGTCAAACGCCTGCAAATCGGCACCCTGGCGAGCATCCACGACCTCAACCTCGCCGCCGCTTTCTGTGACCGGTTGTACGTGATCAATCACGGCCGCATCGTCGCCAGCGGCACACCCCGGGAAGTGCTCACCGAGGCATTGCTGCGCAACGTCTTCGGCGTCGATGCCTTGATCGATGAACACCCCCTGCACGGCTACCCACGAATCACCTGGATAACCCAACCATGA
- a CDS encoding PepSY domain-containing protein, whose translation MKQPKVNFYNLAWRWHFYAGLFVAPFMVMLALTGTLYLFKPQLDPLMYGSLMNVPAGHHTVSADDLLKRVKEAYPQATIKQYLPPVNAERSAQFVVINGGTELNVFIDPYHGDILGEQDAKKNLQAIARAIHGELMIGTVGDRLIEMAAGWGIVLVVSGVFLWWPRGQAAGILWPRLSSRGRVLWRDLHAVTGFWGASLLLVMLLSGMTWTGFWGEKYAGVWNVFPAAMWDNVPKSDEEARSLNTATRQTVPWAMENTPMPMSGDHAQHMAHGGTQAGPAAPTISLQDVQDIAEQRNVEPGYSITFPKTATGVFTIAVFADDPRNDATLHVDQYSGEVLADVRFEQYGTVARATEIGVMLHEGKMFGVVNQIIVLLICLMILLSAVSGVVIWWKRRPQGKFGVPPLRHDLPKWKTATVIMLALGVMFPLVGASMVVVWALDRVLLARLTRQTQTGPVV comes from the coding sequence ATGAAACAGCCCAAAGTGAATTTCTACAACCTGGCCTGGCGCTGGCATTTCTATGCCGGTCTGTTCGTGGCGCCTTTTATGGTGATGCTGGCCCTGACCGGCACTCTCTACCTGTTCAAACCGCAACTTGATCCGTTGATGTACGGCAGCCTGATGAACGTCCCGGCCGGCCACCACACCGTGTCCGCCGATGACCTGCTCAAGCGCGTGAAAGAGGCTTATCCACAGGCAACGATCAAACAGTACCTGCCGCCGGTCAACGCCGAACGCAGCGCTCAGTTCGTCGTGATCAACGGCGGCACCGAATTGAACGTGTTCATTGATCCGTACCACGGCGACATCCTCGGTGAGCAAGACGCCAAGAAGAACCTGCAAGCCATCGCACGGGCGATTCACGGCGAGCTGATGATCGGCACCGTCGGTGATCGACTGATCGAAATGGCCGCCGGTTGGGGCATCGTGCTGGTGGTGTCCGGTGTGTTCCTGTGGTGGCCGCGCGGCCAGGCAGCGGGCATTTTGTGGCCGCGCCTGAGCAGTCGCGGTCGTGTGCTGTGGCGTGACCTGCACGCCGTGACCGGTTTCTGGGGCGCGTCGTTGCTGTTGGTAATGTTGCTCAGCGGCATGACCTGGACCGGTTTCTGGGGAGAGAAATACGCAGGCGTCTGGAACGTGTTCCCGGCCGCCATGTGGGACAACGTGCCCAAATCCGATGAAGAGGCCCGCAGCCTCAACACCGCCACGCGCCAGACCGTGCCGTGGGCGATGGAAAACACGCCGATGCCGATGTCTGGCGACCACGCCCAACACATGGCCCACGGCGGCACGCAAGCCGGCCCCGCCGCACCGACCATCAGCCTGCAAGACGTGCAGGACATCGCCGAGCAACGCAACGTCGAGCCGGGTTACAGCATCACCTTCCCGAAAACCGCGACGGGCGTGTTCACCATCGCCGTGTTCGCCGACGACCCGCGCAACGACGCCACGCTGCATGTCGATCAATACAGCGGTGAAGTCCTCGCCGATGTGCGTTTCGAACAGTACGGCACCGTCGCCCGCGCCACCGAAATCGGCGTGATGCTGCATGAAGGCAAGATGTTCGGCGTGGTCAACCAGATCATCGTCCTGCTGATTTGCCTGATGATTCTGCTCAGCGCCGTCAGCGGCGTGGTGATCTGGTGGAAGCGCCGTCCGCAAGGCAAGTTCGGCGTTCCACCGCTGCGCCACGACCTGCCGAAGTGGAAAACCGCGACGGTCATCATGCTCGCACTGGGCGTGATGTTCCCGCTGGTGGGGGCTTCCATGGTGGTGGTCTGGGCGCTGGACCGGGTGCTGCTGGCACGCCTGACTCGACAAACTCAAACGGGCCCGGTTGTCTGA
- a CDS encoding TonB-dependent copper receptor, which translates to MSRFSADSRLSAAQATFALNESSVRFRHATALLCGALLTPMAMANEHAGHAEELSPTVITAIAPSSPLTIVTNPKDPRQPVPASDGADYLKTIPGFALVRNGGTNGDPVLRGMFGSRMNILTNGGQLLGACPGRMDAPTSYLSPETYDKLTVIKGPQTVLWGPGASAGTILFDREPESFGELGSRVNASVLGGSNGRFDKVVDAAAGGQLGYVRVIGNTAHSDDYRDGNNDTVPSRYDKWNGDVVLGWTPDADTLLELTAGKGDGEARYAGRGMDGSQFKRESLGLRFEKSNIGDVLDKVEAQIYYNYADHVMDNYTLRTPSGTGMMSGPMASNVDRRTLGARIKGTWRWADIQLISGIDAQTSEHRQRGSMGIDTYKNLPYTEDADFHNYGVFGELTWYAADRDRLITGARLDRATVKDYRQTIGSGMMTRPNPTADDIRADTLPSGFVRYEHDLADSPTTLYAGLGHTERFPDYWELFSPKNGPAGSVNAFDSIKPEKTTQIDFGLQYKNQDLEAWASGYIGKVHDYILFNYTPTMMGTTSQAQNIDARIMGGELGAAYQLTSNWKTDATLAYAWGKNSSDGNALPQMPPLDARFGLTYSEDNWSAGALWRVVAAQNRIDLNKGNVVGKDFGKTPGFGVFSLNGAYRINQNWKVSTGVDNLFGKAYAEHLNLAGNAGFGYPANDPQAIKEPGRTLWTKVDMSF; encoded by the coding sequence ATGTCCAGGTTTTCTGCTGACTCACGCTTGAGCGCTGCCCAAGCAACTTTCGCCCTGAACGAATCCAGTGTTCGTTTCAGGCACGCCACCGCATTGCTGTGTGGCGCTTTATTGACCCCTATGGCGATGGCTAATGAACACGCCGGCCACGCTGAAGAACTGAGCCCGACGGTGATCACCGCGATCGCCCCGAGTTCACCGCTGACCATCGTCACCAACCCCAAGGACCCGCGCCAACCCGTGCCGGCCAGCGACGGTGCCGACTACCTGAAAACCATCCCCGGCTTCGCCCTCGTGCGTAACGGCGGCACCAATGGCGACCCGGTGCTGCGCGGCATGTTCGGCTCGCGGATGAACATCCTCACCAACGGCGGCCAGTTACTCGGCGCCTGCCCCGGCCGGATGGATGCCCCCACCTCCTACCTTTCGCCGGAAACCTACGACAAACTCACCGTCATCAAAGGCCCGCAAACCGTGCTCTGGGGCCCGGGGGCTTCGGCCGGGACCATCCTGTTCGACCGCGAACCGGAAAGCTTCGGCGAACTCGGCTCGCGTGTGAACGCCAGCGTATTGGGCGGCTCCAACGGTCGCTTCGACAAAGTGGTGGACGCCGCTGCCGGCGGACAGCTTGGCTACGTACGGGTGATCGGCAACACCGCGCATTCCGACGACTACCGCGACGGCAACAACGACACCGTGCCGTCGCGCTACGACAAGTGGAACGGTGACGTGGTGCTCGGCTGGACCCCGGACGCCGACACCCTGCTGGAATTGACCGCCGGCAAAGGCGACGGTGAAGCGCGTTACGCCGGGCGCGGCATGGACGGTTCGCAGTTCAAGCGCGAAAGCCTGGGCCTGCGTTTCGAGAAGTCGAACATCGGCGACGTGCTGGACAAGGTCGAGGCGCAGATTTACTACAACTACGCCGACCACGTGATGGACAACTACACCCTGCGCACGCCCTCCGGCACCGGGATGATGTCCGGGCCGATGGCGTCGAACGTGGACCGCCGAACCCTCGGCGCACGAATCAAAGGCACCTGGCGCTGGGCCGACATTCAGTTGATCAGCGGCATCGACGCGCAAACCAGCGAACACCGCCAGCGCGGCAGCATGGGCATCGACACCTACAAAAACCTGCCATACACCGAGGACGCCGACTTCCACAACTACGGCGTCTTCGGCGAACTGACCTGGTACGCCGCCGACCGTGACCGGCTGATTACCGGCGCACGCCTGGATCGCGCGACGGTCAAGGATTACCGGCAAACCATCGGCTCGGGGATGATGACGCGCCCCAACCCGACTGCCGACGACATCCGCGCCGACACCCTGCCCAGCGGCTTCGTGCGTTATGAACATGACCTGGCTGACAGCCCAACCACCCTGTATGCGGGCCTCGGCCACACCGAGCGTTTCCCGGATTACTGGGAACTCTTTTCACCCAAGAACGGCCCCGCCGGCTCGGTGAATGCCTTCGATTCGATCAAGCCCGAGAAAACCACGCAGATCGACTTCGGCCTGCAATACAAAAACCAAGACCTCGAAGCCTGGGCCTCGGGTTACATCGGCAAAGTGCACGACTACATCCTGTTCAACTACACCCCGACCATGATGGGCACCACCTCCCAGGCACAGAACATCGACGCGCGAATCATGGGCGGCGAGCTCGGTGCGGCGTATCAACTGACCTCCAACTGGAAAACCGACGCCACCCTGGCCTACGCCTGGGGCAAGAACAGCAGCGACGGCAACGCGCTGCCGCAAATGCCGCCACTGGATGCGCGTTTCGGCCTGACCTACAGCGAAGACAACTGGAGCGCCGGGGCCTTGTGGCGCGTGGTCGCGGCGCAAAACCGCATCGACCTGAACAAGGGCAATGTGGTCGGCAAGGACTTCGGCAAGACCCCGGGTTTTGGCGTGTTCTCGCTCAACGGTGCCTACCGGATCAACCAGAACTGGAAGGTCAGCACGGGCGTCGACAACCTGTTCGGCAAGGCCTACGCCGAGCATTTGAACCTGGCCGGCAACGCCGGTTTTGGCTACCCGGCCAATGACCCGCAAGCCATTAAAGAACCGGGGCGAACGCTCTGGACCAAGGTGGACATGAGCTTCTAA
- a CDS encoding DUF2946 domain-containing protein produces the protein MRPLSARSSASRRQSMSLTRGSWISLFAMLMIFIGPLISQSMPMDQRASSMTMNMSMDMSMDMDMSAMEHADHGAQPTAEHCPPTTSHHAIWEKCGYCSLLFNCPALTGGVSFTAFDTPPAPTFTTPSTRLGHARQTVFPGARTRAPPVVA, from the coding sequence ATGCGCCCGCTTAGCGCCAGGTCATCCGCGTCACGTCGTCAGTCCATGAGCCTGACGCGCGGCAGCTGGATCAGCCTGTTCGCCATGCTGATGATCTTTATCGGACCGCTGATTTCTCAGTCGATGCCGATGGATCAACGCGCCTCTTCAATGACCATGAACATGTCGATGGACATGAGCATGGACATGGATATGTCGGCAATGGAGCACGCCGACCACGGCGCGCAACCCACTGCCGAGCATTGCCCGCCTACCACGTCGCACCACGCGATCTGGGAAAAATGCGGCTATTGCAGCCTGCTGTTCAATTGCCCGGCGCTGACCGGCGGTGTTTCGTTTACCGCCTTCGATACCCCGCCAGCCCCCACGTTCACCACCCCGTCCACCCGCCTGGGCCACGCCCGGCAAACCGTCTTCCCCGGCGCCCGAACCCGCGCCCCACCCGTCGTCGCGTAA
- a CDS encoding copper chaperone PCu(A)C, translating into MLNKLIVLAALLLPACLANAHEYKVGELEIAHPWSQELPPNAPTVAAYFVIDNKGKTADRLLSVDSPIAGEAQLHEHIMQKDLMKMQQVPSVDIPAGGNVTFAPMAYHVMLVNLKDRSLLSDGKHFPLTMHFEKAGDVTVEVAVQKKPQEDTQMHAHAQ; encoded by the coding sequence ATGTTGAACAAACTCATCGTTCTGGCCGCGTTGCTGCTGCCTGCCTGCCTTGCTAATGCCCACGAATATAAAGTCGGCGAATTGGAAATCGCTCATCCGTGGTCGCAAGAATTGCCGCCCAACGCGCCGACCGTTGCTGCGTATTTTGTGATCGACAACAAAGGCAAAACGGCTGACCGACTGCTCAGCGTTGACTCGCCCATTGCCGGCGAAGCCCAGTTGCATGAACACATCATGCAAAAGGATCTGATGAAAATGCAGCAGGTGCCGAGCGTCGACATCCCTGCCGGCGGCAACGTCACGTTTGCGCCGATGGCCTATCACGTGATGCTGGTAAACCTGAAAGACCGCAGCCTGCTGAGCGATGGCAAACACTTCCCGCTGACAATGCACTTCGAAAAAGCCGGTGACGTGACCGTCGAAGTCGCGGTGCAGAAGAAGCCACAGGAAGATACGCAGATGCACGCCCACGCCCAGTAA
- a CDS encoding DUF2946 domain-containing protein — translation MSRHRLAIAWIACFAVLFNMLAMPMSNAMAQTAKSPAEQLLWGSFCTSSGTKMVAISLGTLEQKAPQGDDHSNMQHCWCCSGSAPLVALPGHEPQLYFAQFESNRSLPAATLDTPTPRQQWPSLNPRASPLV, via the coding sequence ATGTCCCGACATCGGCTTGCAATTGCCTGGATCGCCTGCTTCGCAGTGCTGTTCAACATGCTCGCCATGCCGATGAGCAACGCGATGGCACAAACGGCGAAATCGCCGGCCGAGCAGTTGTTGTGGGGCAGTTTCTGCACGTCCAGCGGCACCAAAATGGTGGCGATTTCCCTGGGCACGCTGGAGCAGAAAGCACCACAAGGCGACGATCATTCCAACATGCAGCATTGCTGGTGCTGCTCGGGCTCCGCGCCACTGGTGGCGTTGCCGGGGCACGAACCACAGTTGTACTTCGCGCAGTTCGAATCCAATCGAAGCCTGCCCGCCGCCACACTCGATACCCCTACACCGCGCCAGCAATGGCCCAGCCTCAACCCCCGCGCTTCCCCTCTGGTGTGA
- a CDS encoding cobalt-precorrin-6A reductase, which yields MKRILLLGGVTEALAIARTLGAQHLYSLAGVGRVPSDLTCQVRVGGYGGAEGLAQFIRDEGIDLLLDATHPYAAQISQNAATAAQLTGIACWALRRPAWQPQAGDDWREVGDWAELIDALKPFHRPLFTLGREPLQHLHEIPPEQFWTLRALDVYPGNERCEVIGARGPFLLGDERELFERRQIDVLISKNSGSTATEPKLDVARERGVPVIVLKRPVLPGVDREFGAVADVLAALTAEINT from the coding sequence ATGAAGCGCATTTTGCTGCTCGGCGGCGTGACGGAAGCCCTGGCCATCGCTCGAACCCTCGGGGCGCAACACCTCTATAGCCTGGCCGGCGTGGGTCGCGTGCCGAGCGATTTGACCTGCCAGGTGCGCGTTGGCGGCTACGGCGGCGCAGAGGGCCTGGCGCAGTTCATTCGCGATGAAGGCATCGACCTGCTGCTGGACGCCACCCATCCCTACGCCGCGCAAATCAGCCAGAACGCCGCCACTGCCGCGCAGTTGACCGGCATCGCCTGCTGGGCACTGCGCCGTCCGGCCTGGCAACCTCAGGCCGGGGATGACTGGCGCGAAGTCGGCGACTGGGCCGAATTGATCGACGCCCTGAAACCCTTCCACCGCCCGCTGTTCACCCTTGGCCGCGAACCGTTGCAGCACCTGCACGAAATCCCGCCGGAGCAATTCTGGACCTTGCGTGCGCTGGACGTTTACCCCGGCAACGAGCGCTGCGAAGTGATCGGCGCACGCGGGCCGTTTCTGCTTGGCGATGAACGCGAGCTGTTCGAACGTCGGCAGATCGATGTGCTGATCAGCAAAAACAGCGGCAGCACCGCCACCGAGCCGAAGCTGGACGTGGCACGGGAGCGCGGGGTGCCGGTGATTGTGTTGAAGCGGCCGGTGTTGCCGGGGGTTGATCGGGAGTTCGGGGCGGTGGCAGACGTGCTGGCCGCCCTGACAGCTGAGATCAACACATGA
- a CDS encoding cobalt-precorrin-5B (C(1))-methyltransferase, giving the protein MRDETAEQPAPLRSGLTTGSCATATSLAAARLLLAGMSADAVEIVLPKGKQVQMRLEFCRLTDDGAEAGTIKDAGDDPDVTHGALLFTQVRLSAEPGIRFNAGRGVGTVTRPGLVLGVGEPAINPVPRKMISDHLRLLAEEFGYSGGFEVTVNVEDGEALALKTMNPRLGILGGLSILGTSGIVRPFSCAAYIASIHQGIDVAKTNGYLHIAACTGNASEDTMRRVYDLPEIALIEMGDFVGAVLKHLRKVPVDKLSLCGGFGKISKLAAGHMDLHSRHSSIDLPQLAEWAAAVGADEALQQAIREANTSQQALAMASAAGIALGDAVCQHALDFARSVVPAQVQVEVFAIDRQGGIVGHAGAFQ; this is encoded by the coding sequence ATGCGTGACGAAACCGCCGAGCAACCCGCCCCGCTGCGCAGCGGCCTGACCACCGGCAGCTGCGCCACCGCCACCAGCCTGGCGGCCGCACGCTTGTTGTTGGCCGGGATGAGTGCTGACGCGGTAGAGATCGTTTTGCCCAAGGGCAAGCAGGTGCAGATGCGCCTGGAGTTTTGTCGCCTGACGGACGACGGCGCCGAAGCCGGGACGATCAAGGATGCCGGCGATGACCCTGACGTGACCCACGGCGCCCTGCTGTTTACGCAAGTGCGCCTGAGCGCCGAGCCGGGCATACGCTTCAACGCCGGTCGCGGCGTCGGCACGGTGACTCGGCCTGGGCTGGTGCTCGGCGTCGGCGAGCCGGCGATCAACCCGGTGCCACGCAAGATGATCAGCGATCACCTGAGGTTGTTGGCCGAAGAGTTCGGTTACAGCGGCGGTTTCGAGGTCACCGTTAATGTCGAGGACGGCGAAGCCCTGGCGCTGAAAACCATGAACCCACGACTGGGGATTCTTGGCGGGCTGTCGATTCTCGGTACCAGCGGCATCGTCCGGCCGTTCTCCTGTGCGGCGTATATCGCCTCGATCCACCAAGGCATCGACGTCGCCAAAACCAATGGTTACCTGCACATCGCCGCGTGCACCGGCAACGCCAGCGAAGACACCATGCGCCGGGTCTACGACCTGCCGGAAATCGCCCTGATCGAAATGGGCGACTTCGTGGGCGCCGTGCTCAAACACCTGCGCAAAGTGCCTGTGGATAAACTCAGCCTGTGCGGCGGCTTCGGCAAGATCAGCAAACTGGCGGCCGGGCACATGGATTTGCACAGCCGGCACTCCAGCATCGACCTGCCGCAACTGGCGGAATGGGCAGCGGCGGTTGGCGCCGATGAAGCGCTGCAACAGGCCATTCGCGAGGCCAACACCAGCCAGCAAGCCTTGGCCATGGCCAGCGCGGCAGGCATCGCGCTGGGTGATGCGGTGTGCCAGCACGCCCTGGATTTTGCTCGCAGCGTGGTGCCGGCGCAGGTTCAGGTCGAAGTGTTTGCCATCGACCGCCAGGGCGGGATCGTCGGTCATGCGGGGGCTTTTCAATGA
- the cbiE gene encoding precorrin-6y C5,15-methyltransferase (decarboxylating) subunit CbiE — translation MSPWLTVVGIGEDGFKGLGRNARHVLLRASRIIGGQRQLDLLPVCIRGERQLWPSPFSLEPVLAHRGEPVCVLASGDPMFFGVGASLARQVPAAEMQILPAPSSCSLAAARMGWPLQEVVTLSVVARPVAALNAHLSSGVRLLVLSNDGHSPAVIARVLRERGFGPSHLTVLEHLGGEAERRIEGVANDWNDPTVADLNLIAIECIAEPNTPRLSRLAGLPDSAFKHDGQLTKRDVRAITLARLAPVPGELLWDVGAGSGSIGIEWMRAHPGCRALAIEADAGRQQLIELNRDALGVPGLQLIRGSAPQALAGLERPDAIFIGGGVTREGVLDTCWAQLKPGGRLIANAVTLQSEMTLMAWREQHGGELTRIHIAQAQPLGEFDTWRQALPITLLDVTKPCDA, via the coding sequence ATGTCACCCTGGCTGACAGTAGTGGGAATCGGTGAAGACGGCTTCAAAGGCCTGGGCAGAAATGCCCGGCACGTGCTGCTGCGTGCTTCGCGGATTATTGGCGGTCAGCGTCAACTGGATTTGTTGCCCGTGTGCATTCGTGGCGAGCGGCAGTTGTGGCCGAGTCCTTTTTCCCTGGAGCCGGTGTTGGCCCATCGAGGCGAGCCGGTGTGCGTGCTGGCCAGCGGCGATCCGATGTTCTTTGGCGTCGGCGCCAGCCTGGCGCGGCAAGTGCCGGCAGCTGAAATGCAGATTCTGCCCGCCCCCTCCTCCTGCTCGCTGGCGGCGGCGCGAATGGGCTGGCCCTTGCAAGAGGTCGTGACGCTGTCGGTGGTGGCCCGCCCGGTCGCCGCACTGAACGCCCATCTGTCCAGCGGCGTGCGCCTGCTGGTCTTGAGCAACGACGGCCACAGCCCTGCCGTAATTGCCCGGGTACTGCGTGAACGCGGTTTCGGTCCGAGCCACCTCACGGTGCTGGAGCATCTGGGCGGTGAGGCCGAGCGGCGCATCGAAGGCGTTGCCAATGACTGGAATGATCCGACGGTCGCCGATCTGAACCTGATCGCCATCGAGTGCATCGCCGAACCGAACACTCCGCGCCTTTCGCGTCTGGCCGGGCTGCCAGATTCAGCGTTCAAGCACGATGGGCAACTGACCAAGCGCGACGTTCGCGCCATCACCCTCGCGCGCCTCGCGCCGGTGCCCGGTGAACTGCTGTGGGATGTCGGCGCGGGCAGCGGCTCGATTGGCATCGAGTGGATGCGTGCGCACCCCGGTTGCCGTGCACTGGCGATCGAAGCCGATGCGGGCCGCCAACAGTTGATCGAATTGAACCGCGACGCCCTTGGCGTTCCCGGCTTGCAGCTGATCCGTGGCAGTGCGCCACAGGCGCTCGCCGGGCTCGAACGCCCGGACGCGATTTTCATCGGTGGCGGTGTCACCCGCGAAGGCGTGCTCGACACCTGCTGGGCACAACTCAAACCCGGTGGGCGACTGATTGCCAACGCCGTGACGCTGCAAAGTGAAATGACCCTGATGGCCTGGCGCGAACAGCACGGCGGTGAATTGACCCGCATCCACATTGCTCAGGCCCAGCCGCTGGGAGAGTTCGACACCTGGCGTCAGGCGTTGCCGATTACCTTGCTGGACGTGACGAAGCCCTGCGATGCGTGA